One stretch of Xanthomonas sp. DAR 35659 DNA includes these proteins:
- a CDS encoding NAD(P)/FAD-dependent oxidoreductase: MSGFDLIVVGAGIVGAACADAAAAAGLRVAIVESGTIGGGSTAAAMGHLVAMDDDPAELALSAYSLRLWEDFAQLPAAEYSRCGTLWVAREARELAAIPAKIQRLAAAGVRAEAIDAEALYRLEPALASGLAGGMRVAAEAVVYPPRMARHLVERALAAGAQLFAGRRALALAGGAVRLDDGSRLSGPVLVATGCALPELVPELPMRARKGQLVITDRYPGFVGHQLLELGYADSAHGSDGSSVAFNVQPRPTGQILIGSSREFDASDRGVSMPMLQRMLERAFAFLPALRQLQAIRVWTGLRPATPDGRPYLGAVPQRDGVFVAAGHEGLGVTTALGSARLLLDLLLQRTPALDPAPFAPARALT, from the coding sequence ATGAGCGGATTCGACCTGATCGTCGTTGGTGCCGGCATCGTCGGCGCGGCCTGCGCCGATGCGGCCGCCGCCGCCGGCCTGCGCGTGGCGATCGTCGAGTCGGGCACGATCGGCGGCGGCTCCACCGCCGCGGCGATGGGGCATCTGGTGGCGATGGACGACGACCCGGCGGAACTGGCGCTGTCGGCCTATTCGCTGCGCCTGTGGGAAGACTTCGCGCAGTTGCCGGCGGCCGAATACAGCCGTTGCGGCACGCTGTGGGTGGCGCGGGAAGCGCGCGAACTGGCGGCGATCCCGGCCAAGATCCAGCGCCTGGCCGCGGCCGGGGTGCGCGCCGAGGCGATCGATGCCGAGGCGCTGTACCGGCTGGAGCCGGCGCTGGCGTCGGGATTGGCCGGCGGCATGCGCGTGGCCGCCGAGGCGGTGGTGTATCCGCCGCGGATGGCGCGGCACCTGGTCGAGCGCGCGCTGGCCGCCGGCGCGCAGCTGTTCGCCGGGCGCCGCGCGCTGGCCCTGGCCGGCGGCGCGGTGCGCCTGGACGACGGCAGCCGCCTCAGCGGCCCGGTCCTGGTCGCCACCGGCTGCGCGCTGCCCGAGCTGGTGCCGGAACTGCCGATGCGCGCGCGCAAGGGCCAGTTGGTGATCACCGATCGTTACCCCGGCTTCGTCGGCCACCAGTTGCTGGAACTGGGCTATGCCGATAGCGCGCACGGCAGCGACGGCAGCAGCGTCGCGTTCAACGTGCAGCCGCGCCCGACCGGGCAGATCCTGATCGGCTCCTCGCGCGAGTTCGACGCCAGCGACCGCGGCGTATCGATGCCGATGCTGCAGCGCATGCTCGAGCGCGCCTTCGCGTTCCTGCCGGCGCTGCGCCAATTGCAGGCGATCCGGGTGTGGACCGGGCTGCGCCCGGCCACGCCCGATGGCCGCCCCTACCTGGGCGCGGTGCCGCAGCGCGACGGCGTGTTCGTCGCGGCCGGCCACGAGGGCCTGGGCGTGACCACCGCGCTGGGCAGCGCACGCTTGCTGCTGGACCTGCTGTTGCAGCGCACCCCCGCCCTGGACCCGGCACCGTTCGCGCCGGCGCGGGCGCTGACGTGA
- a CDS encoding 4-hydroxyproline epimerase: MHTLDVIDSHTGGEPTRVVVAGFPDLGAGPLAQRRDLFRDRFDRWRSAIACEPRGSDTMVGALLLPPVAADACAAVIFFNNVGYLGMCGHGTIGLVRTLADMGRLAPGTHRIETPVGTVGVELHGDGRVSVDNVESYRHAAGIEVQVPGYGRVRGDVAWGGNWFFITEQTPCALELRHQRALTAYTEALRLALEAAGIRGADGGEIDHIEINGPAPDGAADARNFVLCPGLAYDRSPCGTGTSAKLACLAADGKLAAGQVWRQEGILGSVFEGSYVPGDRGVLPRITGQAHITARAQLLIDAQDPFAWGIGAA, translated from the coding sequence ATGCATACACTCGATGTGATCGACTCGCATACCGGCGGCGAACCGACCCGTGTCGTCGTCGCCGGCTTCCCCGACCTGGGCGCCGGTCCGCTGGCGCAGCGGCGCGACCTGTTCCGCGATCGCTTCGATCGCTGGCGCAGCGCCATCGCCTGCGAACCGCGCGGCTCGGACACCATGGTCGGCGCGCTGCTGCTGCCGCCGGTGGCCGCCGACGCGTGCGCGGCGGTGATCTTCTTCAACAACGTCGGCTATCTCGGCATGTGCGGCCACGGCACCATCGGCCTGGTGCGCACGCTGGCCGACATGGGCCGGCTGGCGCCAGGCACGCACCGCATCGAGACCCCGGTGGGCACGGTCGGCGTGGAACTGCATGGCGACGGGCGGGTGTCGGTGGACAACGTGGAGAGCTATCGCCACGCCGCCGGCATCGAGGTGCAGGTGCCCGGCTACGGCCGCGTGCGCGGCGACGTGGCCTGGGGCGGCAACTGGTTCTTCATCACCGAGCAGACCCCTTGCGCGCTGGAGCTGCGCCACCAGCGCGCGCTGACCGCCTACACCGAGGCGCTGCGGCTGGCGCTGGAGGCGGCCGGCATCCGCGGCGCCGACGGCGGCGAGATCGACCACATCGAGATCAACGGACCGGCGCCGGACGGCGCCGCCGATGCGCGCAATTTCGTGCTGTGTCCCGGCCTGGCCTACGACCGTTCGCCCTGCGGCACCGGCACCAGCGCCAAGCTGGCGTGCCTGGCCGCCGACGGCAAGCTGGCCGCGGGCCAGGTGTGGCGCCAGGAAGGCATCCTCGGCAGCGTGTTCGAGGGCAGCTACGTGCCCGGCGACCGCGGCGTATTGCCGCGGATCACCGGGCAGGCCCACATCACCGCGCGCGCGCAGTTGCTGATCGATGCGCAGGATCCGTTCGCCTGGGGCATCGGCGCCGCATGA
- a CDS encoding PAS domain-containing protein, with amino-acid sequence MDTLISAMEMQTLFDALPDVVFFVKDRDGRYTHVNLTLVRRLGRKYRADLIGKSAADVFPLPLGGSYLMQDRRVLCGEVIENQLEVHLFPNRTPGWCLTFKRPLCEGDEVIGVVGISRDLGQPDSRHSAYERISRAMEHMQSHYGDNLRVQTLADLAELSVAQLERHFRRVFQLTPQQLLTKMRIEAAMRLLHGEDSIASIGQACGFADQSAFARQFKATVGMTPRDYRSMKGKL; translated from the coding sequence ATGGATACTTTGATTTCCGCGATGGAAATGCAGACGCTGTTCGATGCGCTGCCCGACGTGGTGTTCTTCGTCAAGGACCGCGACGGCCGCTACACCCACGTCAACCTGACCCTGGTGCGGCGGCTGGGCAGGAAGTACCGCGCCGACCTGATCGGCAAATCGGCCGCGGACGTGTTCCCGCTGCCGCTGGGCGGCAGCTACCTGATGCAGGACCGGCGCGTGCTGTGCGGCGAGGTGATCGAGAACCAGTTGGAGGTGCACCTGTTCCCGAACCGCACCCCGGGCTGGTGCCTGACCTTCAAGCGCCCGCTGTGCGAGGGCGACGAGGTGATCGGCGTGGTCGGCATCTCCCGCGACCTGGGCCAGCCCGACAGCCGCCATTCGGCCTACGAACGGATCAGCCGCGCGATGGAGCACATGCAGAGCCACTATGGCGACAACCTGCGCGTGCAGACCCTGGCCGACCTGGCGGAACTGTCGGTGGCGCAGTTGGAGCGGCATTTCCGCCGCGTGTTCCAGCTGACCCCGCAGCAGTTGCTGACCAAGATGCGGATCGAGGCGGCGATGCGCCTGCTGCACGGCGAGGACAGCATCGCCAGCATCGGCCAGGCCTGCGGCTTCGCCGACCAGAGCGCGTTCGCGCGCCAGTTCAAGGCCACGGTCGGCATGACGCCGCGCGATTACCGCTCGATGAAAGGCAAGCTGTGA
- the ftsY gene encoding signal recognition particle-docking protein FtsY gives MVSLFRRNKPQDNAGESRTQRYSIEELAAAFPKPAGAEPAAPAPSAPPATEATAPAATPEPVTAPVAERLVQAPAPVAVPQSQPAPLPPTAPTPPPQSYVPPPAAATASVPASDADLVRSDALPAAPAGKPGWRERLRNSSFARSVGSLFSRNPKLDDDLLDEIETALITADVGIPATTALIESLRKRMKAREFADARALQQALRADLLEILQPVARPLRIDRNAKPFVVLTVGVNGVGKTTTIGKLAKRFKDEGHSLMLAAGDTFRAAAVAQLQAWGDRNGVTVIAQGQNADAASVAFDALQAGKARGTEVLIADTAGRLHTQTGLMNELGKIRRVLGKLDPGAPHEVLMVIDGTTGQNALSQLRQFHAAVGVTGLVVTKLDGTAKGGVVFALAREFGIPIRFAGIGERPEDLRVFDADAFVDALLPEALGG, from the coding sequence ATGGTCAGCCTATTCCGTCGCAACAAGCCCCAGGACAACGCCGGCGAGAGCCGCACGCAGCGCTACAGCATCGAGGAACTGGCCGCCGCCTTCCCCAAGCCGGCCGGCGCCGAACCCGCTGCGCCCGCGCCGTCGGCGCCGCCTGCTACCGAGGCAACCGCGCCCGCCGCGACGCCTGAGCCGGTAACCGCGCCAGTCGCCGAGCGCCTGGTGCAGGCGCCGGCCCCGGTCGCCGTTCCGCAATCGCAACCGGCGCCGCTGCCGCCCACGGCCCCCACCCCGCCGCCGCAGTCCTATGTGCCGCCGCCGGCCGCCGCCACCGCGTCCGTGCCGGCGAGCGACGCCGACCTGGTGCGCAGCGACGCGCTGCCCGCCGCGCCGGCCGGCAAGCCCGGCTGGCGCGAACGCCTGCGCAACAGCAGTTTCGCGCGCAGCGTCGGCAGCCTGTTCTCGCGCAATCCCAAGCTCGACGACGACCTGCTCGACGAGATCGAGACCGCCCTGATCACCGCCGACGTCGGCATTCCCGCCACCACCGCGCTGATCGAGAGCCTGCGCAAGCGCATGAAGGCGCGCGAGTTCGCCGACGCCAGGGCGCTGCAGCAGGCGCTGCGCGCCGACCTGCTGGAGATCCTGCAGCCGGTGGCCAGGCCGCTGCGGATCGACCGCAACGCCAAGCCCTTCGTGGTGCTGACCGTCGGCGTCAACGGCGTCGGCAAGACCACCACCATCGGCAAGCTGGCCAAGCGCTTCAAGGACGAGGGCCACAGCCTGATGCTGGCCGCCGGCGACACCTTCCGCGCCGCCGCGGTGGCGCAGTTGCAGGCCTGGGGCGACCGCAACGGCGTCACCGTGATCGCGCAGGGCCAGAACGCCGATGCCGCCTCGGTCGCGTTCGACGCGCTGCAGGCCGGCAAGGCACGCGGCACTGAAGTCCTGATCGCCGACACCGCCGGCCGCCTGCACACCCAGACCGGCCTGATGAACGAGTTGGGCAAGATCCGCCGCGTGCTCGGCAAGCTCGATCCCGGGGCGCCGCACGAGGTGCTGATGGTGATCGACGGCACCACCGGCCAGAACGCGCTGTCGCAGCTGCGCCAGTTCCACGCCGCGGTCGGCGTCACCGGCCTGGTGGTGACCAAGCTCGACGGCACCGCCAAGGGCGGCGTGGTGTTCGCCCTGGCACGCGAGTTCGGCATCCCGATCCGTTTCGCCGGCATCGGCGAGCGCCCGGAAGACCTGCGCGTGTTCGACGCCGACGCCTTCGTCGACGCCCTGCTGCCGGAAGCGCTGGGCGGCTGA
- the mutY gene encoding A/G-specific adenine glycosylase codes for MRQPPDTFPTRLLAWFDRHGRHDLPWQHPRSPYRVWLSEIMLQQTQVAVVIPYFLRFLQHFPTLPDLAAADNDAVMAQWAGLGYYARARNLHAAAKRCVELHGGELPRDFEALHALPGIGRSTAGAILSQAWNDRFPILDGNVKRVLTRYHGIAGYPGLPAVEKPLWTLAQAHVAAVPDARMADYTQAQMDFGATLCTRANPACVLCPLQDDCVARRDGLVEALPTPKPGKTLPEREALALLLENAAGELLLQRRPPTGIWAALWTLPQADTETELRAWFERETVGRDFDAAEPMAPIVHTFSHYRLHLQPLRLRKVALRDAVRDNDALRWVARADLSALGLPAPIRKLLDGL; via the coding sequence ATGCGCCAGCCTCCCGACACCTTCCCCACCCGCCTGCTCGCCTGGTTCGACCGCCATGGGCGCCACGACCTGCCCTGGCAGCATCCGCGCAGTCCGTATCGCGTATGGCTGTCGGAGATCATGCTGCAGCAGACCCAGGTCGCGGTGGTGATCCCGTACTTCCTGCGCTTCCTGCAACACTTCCCGACCCTGCCCGACCTGGCCGCCGCCGACAACGACGCGGTGATGGCGCAATGGGCCGGACTGGGCTACTACGCCCGCGCCCGCAACCTGCATGCCGCGGCCAAACGCTGCGTGGAACTGCACGGCGGCGAACTGCCGCGCGATTTCGAGGCGCTGCACGCACTGCCCGGCATCGGCCGCAGCACCGCCGGCGCGATCCTCAGCCAGGCCTGGAACGACCGCTTCCCGATCCTGGACGGCAACGTCAAGCGCGTGCTGACCCGCTATCACGGCATCGCCGGCTACCCGGGCCTGCCGGCCGTGGAAAAGCCGCTGTGGACGCTGGCGCAGGCGCATGTGGCCGCCGTGCCCGACGCGCGCATGGCCGACTACACCCAGGCGCAGATGGATTTCGGCGCGACCCTGTGCACCCGCGCCAATCCCGCCTGCGTGCTGTGCCCGCTGCAGGACGACTGCGTGGCGCGCCGCGACGGCCTGGTCGAGGCGCTGCCCACGCCCAAGCCGGGCAAGACCCTGCCCGAGCGCGAAGCGTTGGCGCTGCTGCTGGAGAACGCCGCCGGCGAGCTGCTGCTGCAGCGGCGCCCGCCGACCGGCATCTGGGCCGCGCTGTGGACGCTGCCGCAGGCCGACACCGAAACCGAGTTGCGCGCCTGGTTCGAACGCGAAACCGTCGGCCGCGACTTCGACGCCGCCGAACCGATGGCGCCCATCGTGCATACCTTCAGCCACTACCGGCTGCACCTGCAGCCGCTGCGCCTGCGCAAGGTCGCCTTGCGCGACGCGGTGCGCGACAATGACGCCCTGCGCTGGGTGGCGCGCGCCGACCTGTCCGCGCTCGGCCTGCCCGCACCGATCCGCAAACTGCTCGACGGCCTCTAG
- a CDS encoding oxidative damage protection protein — MSRTVFCQYQQRDAEGLDYVPYPGDLGQRVFAHIGKAGWQAWLAHQTMLINENRLSPRDPKHRAFLEAELEKFLFQGGAAKPDGYVEPEQG, encoded by the coding sequence ATGTCCCGCACCGTCTTCTGCCAGTACCAGCAACGCGACGCCGAAGGCCTCGACTACGTGCCGTATCCCGGCGACCTCGGCCAACGCGTCTTCGCGCACATCGGCAAGGCCGGCTGGCAGGCCTGGCTGGCGCACCAGACCATGCTGATCAACGAGAACCGGCTGTCGCCGCGCGATCCCAAGCACCGCGCGTTCCTGGAGGCGGAACTGGAGAAGTTCCTGTTCCAGGGCGGCGCCGCCAAGCCCGACGGCTACGTGGAGCCCGAGCAGGGGTAG
- a CDS encoding ABC transporter ATP-binding protein yields the protein MASSPPSHGGARAAPNTGPSLRERFDAMRNLPPFLRQIWQTSRWLTASSIGLRVLRALIPVASLYIGKLIIDEAIHLVGQSPGFDSLGQALASGRLNRLLELLGLELALAVGSDLLGRLVSYADTLLSELFNNATSVQLMEHAAQLDLEDFEDPEQQDKLDRARRQTMGRMNLMSQLFGQVQDAITVVSFAIGLVVYAPWLMLMLAVALIPAFVGEAHFNALGYSLNFQWTAERRQLDYLRQVGASVETAKEVKIFNLHSFLIERYRALADRFFQANRALARKRMLWGTLLAALGTLGYYAAYGYIAWRTVRGDFSIGDLTFLAGSFLRLRQLLEGLLIGFSQVAGQALYLDDLYSFFRIVPEIRTRPGAAPVPRPIVRGFVFEDVGFRYPDAEQWAVRHLDFELRAGEVLALVGENGAGKTTLVKLLARLYDPDEGRILLDGRDLRDYDLDDLRANLGVIFQDFVRYHLSAGENIGVGQVDSMGDAARIRAAAQRAMAAELIEGLPKGYAQVIGRRFKTGVDLSGGQWQKIAIARAYMRDAQVMILDEPTAALDARSEFEVFQRFKELSDNRTAVLISHRFSSVRMADRILVLADGRIEASGTHDQLMAQGGRYAELFELQAAGYR from the coding sequence ATGGCCTCCTCCCCTCCTTCCCACGGCGGCGCCCGCGCCGCGCCCAACACCGGCCCGAGCCTGCGCGAACGCTTCGACGCGATGCGCAACCTGCCGCCGTTCCTGCGCCAGATCTGGCAGACCAGCCGCTGGCTGACCGCCAGCAGCATCGGCCTGCGCGTGCTGCGCGCGCTGATCCCGGTGGCCTCGCTGTACATCGGCAAGCTGATCATCGACGAGGCGATCCACCTGGTCGGGCAGTCGCCCGGCTTCGACTCGCTGGGCCAGGCGCTGGCCAGCGGCCGCTTGAACCGGCTGCTGGAACTGCTGGGCCTGGAGCTGGCGCTGGCGGTCGGATCGGACCTGCTCGGGCGGCTGGTCAGCTATGCCGACACGCTGCTGTCGGAGCTGTTCAACAACGCCACCAGCGTGCAGTTGATGGAACACGCCGCGCAGCTGGATCTGGAGGATTTCGAGGACCCCGAGCAGCAGGACAAGCTCGACCGCGCGCGGCGCCAGACCATGGGCCGGATGAACCTGATGAGCCAGCTGTTCGGCCAGGTGCAGGACGCGATCACCGTGGTCAGCTTCGCGATCGGGCTGGTGGTGTACGCGCCGTGGCTGATGCTGATGCTGGCGGTGGCGTTGATCCCGGCCTTCGTCGGCGAAGCGCACTTCAACGCGCTCGGCTACTCGCTCAATTTCCAGTGGACCGCCGAGCGACGCCAGCTCGACTACCTGCGCCAGGTCGGCGCCAGCGTCGAGACCGCCAAGGAAGTGAAGATCTTCAATCTGCACAGCTTCCTGATCGAGCGCTACCGGGCGCTGGCCGACCGCTTCTTCCAGGCCAACCGCGCACTGGCGCGCAAGCGCATGCTGTGGGGCACGCTGCTGGCCGCGCTGGGCACGCTGGGCTATTACGCCGCCTATGGCTACATCGCCTGGCGCACCGTGCGCGGCGACTTCAGCATCGGCGACCTGACCTTCCTGGCCGGCAGCTTCCTGCGCCTGCGCCAGTTGCTGGAGGGACTGTTGATCGGCTTCTCGCAGGTGGCCGGACAGGCGCTGTACCTGGACGACCTGTACTCGTTCTTCCGCATCGTGCCGGAGATCCGCACCCGCCCCGGCGCGGCGCCGGTGCCGCGGCCGATCGTGCGCGGCTTCGTGTTCGAGGACGTCGGCTTCCGCTACCCGGACGCCGAGCAGTGGGCGGTGCGCCATCTGGACTTCGAACTGCGCGCCGGCGAGGTGCTGGCCCTGGTCGGCGAGAACGGTGCCGGCAAGACCACCCTGGTCAAGCTGCTGGCGCGGCTGTACGACCCGGACGAGGGCCGCATCCTGCTCGACGGCCGCGACCTGCGCGACTACGACCTGGACGACCTGCGCGCCAACCTCGGCGTGATCTTCCAGGACTTCGTGCGCTACCACCTCAGCGCCGGCGAGAACATCGGCGTCGGCCAGGTCGATTCGATGGGCGATGCGGCGCGCATCCGTGCCGCCGCGCAGCGGGCGATGGCGGCCGAGCTGATCGAAGGGCTGCCGAAGGGCTACGCGCAAGTGATCGGGCGCCGCTTCAAGACCGGCGTGGACCTGTCCGGCGGGCAATGGCAGAAGATCGCCATCGCCCGCGCCTACATGCGCGACGCGCAGGTGATGATCCTGGACGAACCGACCGCGGCGCTGGATGCGCGCAGCGAGTTCGAGGTGTTCCAGCGCTTTAAGGAACTGTCCGACAACCGCACCGCCGTGCTGATCTCGCACCGCTTCTCCAGCGTGCGCATGGCCGACCGCATCCTGGTGCTGGCCGATGGCCGGATCGAGGCCAGCGGCACCCACGACCAACTGATGGCGCAGGGCGGCCGCTACGCGGAGCTGTTCGAACTGCAAGCCGCTGGGTATCGTTGA
- a CDS encoding ferredoxin--NADP reductase, which yields MSSAFGPETVLEVRHWTDDYFSFTTTRNDGFRFDNGQFVMIGLETETRPLLRAYSIASANWEERLEFFSIKVPDGPLTSRLQHIKPGDSVLVGKKPTGTLLISDLHPGRHLYLLGTGTGLAPWLSVIKDPETYERFDKVILTHGVRFEKDLAYRDYFENELPQHEFLGETIREKLLYYPAVTREDFRNRGRLTELIESGEMQRTLGLPPLNPEHDRAMICGSPQMLADLRQTLDARGFVASPRIGSPGHYVFERAFVEK from the coding sequence ATGTCTTCCGCTTTTGGCCCCGAAACGGTGCTCGAAGTCCGTCACTGGACGGACGACTATTTCAGCTTCACCACCACCCGCAACGACGGCTTCCGCTTCGACAACGGCCAGTTCGTGATGATCGGCCTGGAGACGGAGACGCGGCCGCTGCTGCGCGCCTATTCCATCGCCAGCGCCAACTGGGAAGAGCGGCTGGAGTTCTTCAGCATCAAGGTGCCGGACGGCCCGCTGACCTCGCGCCTGCAGCACATCAAGCCCGGCGATTCGGTACTGGTCGGCAAGAAGCCCACCGGCACGCTGCTGATCAGCGACCTGCATCCGGGCCGCCATCTGTACCTGCTGGGCACCGGCACCGGGCTGGCGCCGTGGCTGTCGGTGATCAAGGACCCGGAAACCTACGAGCGCTTCGACAAGGTGATCCTCACCCACGGCGTGCGCTTCGAGAAGGACCTGGCCTACCGCGACTATTTCGAGAACGAACTGCCGCAGCACGAGTTCCTCGGCGAGACCATCCGCGAGAAGCTGCTGTACTACCCGGCGGTGACCCGCGAGGACTTCCGCAACCGCGGCCGTCTCACCGAACTGATCGAAAGCGGCGAGATGCAGCGCACCCTCGGCCTGCCGCCACTGAACCCGGAACACGACCGCGCGATGATCTGCGGCAGCCCGCAGATGCTGGCCGACCTGCGCCAGACCCTGGACGCGCGCGGCTTCGTCGCCTCGCCGCGGATCGGTTCGCCGGGCCACTATGTGTTCGAGCGCGCGTTCGTCGAGAAGTGA
- a CDS encoding glutathione peroxidase, whose protein sequence is MDTPTTAYAFTATDLDGHPQPLADYAGKVLLIVNVASKCGFTPQYAGLQALWQRYRERGLVVLGFPCDQFGHQEPGDAAEIRQFCSLSYDVDFPMFAKVQVNGDGAHPLWRWLKQQKSGLLGIAAIKWNFSKFLIGRDGQVLARFAPTDKPEALAADIERALG, encoded by the coding sequence ATGGACACGCCGACCACCGCCTACGCCTTCACCGCCACCGACCTCGATGGCCACCCGCAGCCGCTGGCCGACTACGCCGGCAAGGTGCTGCTGATCGTCAACGTCGCCTCCAAGTGCGGCTTCACCCCGCAGTACGCCGGGCTGCAGGCGCTGTGGCAGCGGTATCGCGAGCGCGGGCTGGTGGTGCTGGGGTTTCCCTGCGACCAGTTCGGCCACCAGGAACCGGGCGATGCCGCGGAGATCCGCCAGTTCTGTTCGCTCAGCTACGACGTCGATTTCCCGATGTTCGCCAAGGTGCAGGTCAACGGCGACGGCGCGCATCCGCTGTGGCGCTGGCTCAAGCAGCAGAAATCCGGGCTGCTCGGCATCGCCGCGATCAAGTGGAACTTCAGCAAGTTCCTCATCGGCCGCGACGGCCAGGTGCTGGCGCGCTTCGCGCCGACCGACAAGCCGGAAGCGCTGGCCGCGGACATCGAGCGCGCGCTGGGCTGA
- a CDS encoding M3 family metallopeptidase, giving the protein MTTRLALALAATLGLAMPAYANAATPAASQAATQANPFFAESPLPLHYPQFDKIKDSDFAPAFDAGMAQQLKEVDAIANQKAKPTFDNTIVAMEKSGQVLDRATTVFFNLVGADTNDTRKQLQAEYSGKFAAHRDAISLNAKLFARIQALYATRDQLGLDAQSLRLVEKYYSDFVRDGAKLGDADKAKLKAMNAELAKLGTQFSQNVLAEVNASAVVVDDVKQLDGLSDEQIAAAAEAAKTRKLDGKYVIALLNTTGQPPLTQLKDRALRQRIYEASVSRGSHGGQYDNTALVSRIMSLRAERAKLLGYPNHAAYSLEDQTAKTPEAVNAMLGKLAPAAVANAKREAADLQAMIDKEQKAAGKPSFRLEAWDWAYYTEKVRQAKYDFDESQLKPYFELKNVLENGVFYAANQEYGLTFKQRTDLPTYRDDLLVYDVFDADGSQLAIFIADMYARESKRGGAWMNSYVSQSALTGYKPVVANHLNIPKPPAGQPTLLTWDEVTTAFHEFGHALHGMFSNVKYPYFSGTSVPRDFVEFPSQVNEMWADNPAILKHYAKHYQTGAAMPQALLDKVVAAAKFNQGFATTEYLGAAMLDQRWHQLGAGQVPAAAGVMDFEAKALAADGIAYPPVPPRYRTPYFSHIMGGYAAGYYAYIWSEVLDANTQQWFKQHGGLSRANGDRFRQTLLSRGGSVDAMQLFQDFAGHAPKIEPLLEKRGLTPSGGDGATPQAPAGKD; this is encoded by the coding sequence ATGACCACCCGCCTCGCCCTCGCGCTCGCCGCCACGCTCGGACTCGCCATGCCCGCCTACGCCAACGCCGCCACGCCCGCTGCCTCGCAGGCGGCCACGCAGGCCAACCCGTTTTTCGCCGAAAGCCCGCTGCCGCTGCACTACCCGCAGTTCGACAAGATCAAGGACAGCGACTTCGCCCCGGCCTTCGACGCCGGCATGGCGCAGCAACTGAAGGAAGTGGACGCGATCGCGAACCAGAAGGCCAAGCCGACCTTCGACAACACCATCGTGGCGATGGAGAAGAGCGGCCAGGTGCTGGACCGCGCCACCACCGTGTTCTTCAACCTGGTCGGCGCCGACACCAACGACACGCGCAAGCAGCTGCAGGCCGAGTACTCGGGCAAGTTCGCCGCGCATCGCGACGCGATCTCGCTCAACGCCAAGCTGTTCGCGCGCATCCAGGCGCTGTACGCCACCCGCGACCAACTCGGCCTGGATGCGCAGAGCCTGCGCCTGGTCGAGAAGTACTACAGCGATTTCGTGCGCGACGGCGCCAAGCTCGGCGACGCCGACAAGGCCAAGCTCAAGGCGATGAACGCCGAGCTGGCCAAGCTCGGCACCCAGTTCAGCCAGAACGTGCTGGCCGAGGTGAACGCGTCGGCCGTGGTGGTGGACGACGTCAAGCAGCTCGACGGCCTGTCCGACGAACAGATCGCCGCGGCCGCCGAAGCGGCCAAGACGCGCAAGCTCGACGGCAAGTACGTGATCGCGCTGCTCAATACCACCGGCCAGCCGCCACTGACCCAGCTCAAGGACCGCGCGCTGCGGCAGCGGATCTACGAAGCCTCGGTGTCGCGCGGCAGCCACGGCGGCCAGTACGACAACACCGCGCTGGTGTCGCGGATCATGAGCCTGCGCGCCGAGCGCGCCAAGCTGCTGGGCTACCCGAACCACGCTGCGTACTCGCTGGAAGACCAGACCGCCAAGACCCCGGAAGCGGTCAATGCGATGCTCGGCAAGCTTGCCCCGGCCGCGGTCGCCAACGCCAAGCGCGAGGCCGCCGACCTGCAGGCGATGATCGACAAGGAGCAGAAGGCCGCCGGCAAGCCGAGCTTCAGGCTCGAAGCCTGGGACTGGGCCTACTACACCGAGAAGGTGCGCCAGGCCAAGTACGACTTCGACGAGTCCCAGCTCAAGCCGTATTTCGAGTTGAAGAACGTGCTGGAGAACGGCGTGTTCTACGCCGCCAACCAGGAGTACGGGCTGACCTTCAAGCAGCGCACCGACCTGCCCACCTACCGCGACGACCTGCTGGTGTACGACGTGTTCGACGCCGACGGCAGCCAGTTGGCGATCTTCATCGCCGACATGTACGCGCGCGAATCTAAGCGCGGCGGCGCCTGGATGAATTCCTACGTGTCGCAGTCGGCGCTGACCGGCTACAAGCCGGTGGTCGCCAACCACCTCAACATTCCCAAGCCGCCGGCCGGACAGCCGACCCTGCTGACCTGGGACGAGGTCACCACCGCGTTCCACGAGTTCGGCCATGCGCTGCATGGCATGTTCTCCAACGTGAAGTACCCCTATTTCTCGGGCACCAGCGTGCCGCGCGACTTCGTCGAGTTCCCCTCGCAGGTCAACGAGATGTGGGCCGACAACCCGGCCATCCTCAAGCACTACGCCAAGCACTACCAGACCGGCGCGGCGATGCCGCAGGCGCTGCTGGACAAGGTCGTGGCCGCGGCCAAGTTCAACCAGGGCTTCGCCACCACCGAGTACCTGGGCGCGGCGATGCTGGACCAGCGCTGGCACCAGTTGGGCGCCGGGCAGGTGCCGGCGGCGGCCGGGGTGATGGACTTCGAGGCCAAGGCGCTGGCCGCCGACGGCATCGCCTACCCGCCGGTGCCGCCGCGCTACCGCACGCCGTACTTCAGCCACATCATGGGCGGCTACGCGGCCGGCTATTACGCCTACATCTGGTCCGAAGTGCTGGACGCCAACACCCAGCAGTGGTTCAAGCAGCATGGCGGATTGAGCCGCGCCAACGGCGACCGCTTCCGCCAGACCCTGCTCTCGCGCGGCGGCAGCGTCGATGCGATGCAGCTGTTCCAGGACTTCGCCGGGCATGCGCCGAAGATCGAGCCGTTGCTGGAGAAGCGCGGCCTCACCCCGAGTGGCGGCGACGGCGCCACGCCGCAGGCGCCGGCCGGCAAGGACTGA